One window of Thermocoleostomius sinensis A174 genomic DNA carries:
- a CDS encoding hemolysin family protein, whose protein sequence is MAQTTPILGNLWVDVSVLILMLMLSAFFSGSETAITALDNLKLRALIKEQGDRGGLFSLVLEKRARFITTLLVGNNLVNNFSAILTSNLFAVWFGSSEAVLAATVVITVLVLIFGEITPKSLAINNVMPIFRAVVRPIYWLSKLLTWLGIVPLMEAIAQTAIRLFQSNVTQQGESVQDLQLMIEVLGGKGQLDLDRRQLLNKALMLDRIRAYDVVKPRVDMRTISHEATLQDLVDLCLETGYSRIPVQEESKDEIIGIVHLKRALQELKTLREQGCEVDAPVTQAMDAPVFVPEVKRVADLLKEMLQQRLHLAIVVDEYGGTVGIVTLEDILEELVGEIYDESDFPSRLSLRNRSLGNLRKFG, encoded by the coding sequence ATGGCACAAACAACCCCTATCTTGGGAAACCTTTGGGTGGATGTCAGTGTTCTCATCTTGATGTTGATGCTGTCTGCTTTTTTCTCTGGCTCTGAAACAGCCATCACAGCACTTGACAATTTAAAGCTAAGAGCCTTGATCAAGGAACAGGGCGATCGAGGAGGACTTTTTTCGCTTGTGCTCGAAAAAAGAGCCAGATTTATCACAACGTTGCTCGTTGGTAATAACTTAGTCAACAATTTTTCTGCCATCCTCACCAGCAACTTATTTGCTGTTTGGTTTGGCAGCAGTGAAGCCGTTCTGGCAGCCACAGTGGTAATTACGGTTTTAGTGTTGATTTTTGGTGAAATTACGCCTAAATCCCTGGCTATTAACAACGTGATGCCCATTTTTCGAGCGGTGGTACGCCCCATCTACTGGCTCTCTAAACTGTTGACGTGGCTAGGCATCGTGCCATTGATGGAAGCCATCGCCCAAACCGCCATTCGCCTTTTTCAAAGCAATGTGACACAACAAGGTGAATCGGTGCAAGATTTGCAACTGATGATTGAAGTGTTGGGTGGTAAAGGACAGTTAGATCTCGATAGGCGGCAACTGCTCAATAAAGCATTAATGCTCGATCGTATCCGCGCCTATGATGTGGTTAAACCACGGGTGGACATGCGCACCATTTCCCACGAAGCCACTCTACAGGACTTAGTTGATCTCTGCCTAGAAACCGGATACTCTCGCATTCCTGTTCAGGAAGAATCGAAGGATGAAATTATTGGAATTGTTCACTTGAAACGGGCACTGCAAGAACTCAAAACCTTACGTGAACAGGGTTGTGAAGTCGATGCTCCAGTTACACAAGCCATGGATGCTCCGGTCTTTGTCCCTGAGGTAAAACGAGTAGCCGATTTGTTGAAGGAAATGTTGCAACAGCGTCTCCATTTGGCGATCGTGGTGGATGAGTATGGCGGCACAGTGGGAATTGTCACTCTAGAAGACATCCTAGAAGAACTTGTGGGGGAAATTTACGACGAAAGCGATTTTCCGTCCCGACTAAGCCTGCGAAATCGCTCTTTGGGAAATCTTCGAAAATTTGGTTGA
- a CDS encoding glycosyltransferase, which produces MKRFAMIAFSPFGWGEITLRDYEAVCYGCLLVKPSVDHIDVEPNIFIPGETYVPVRWDYADLVEKCRYYLDHPDEANRIIHNARTAYKAYFQQNQFVRKIESLVQPTSDAVAIASLPLQQAIATLP; this is translated from the coding sequence ATGAAGCGGTTTGCTATGATTGCCTTTAGTCCATTTGGTTGGGGAGAAATTACCCTACGAGATTATGAAGCGGTTTGCTATGGCTGTCTATTGGTCAAACCTTCTGTAGACCATATTGATGTAGAACCTAATATCTTCATTCCTGGAGAAACCTATGTGCCCGTGCGCTGGGATTATGCCGATCTAGTCGAGAAGTGCCGCTATTATCTAGACCATCCTGATGAAGCCAATCGCATCATTCATAATGCCCGTACCGCATACAAAGCGTACTTTCAGCAAAATCAGTTTGTGCGCAAAATTGAGTCCTTGGTTCAGCCTACCTCTGACGCGGTGGCGATCGCTTCTCTGCCACTTCAGCAGGCAATCGCTACCCTACCCTAG
- a CDS encoding glycosyltransferase family 4 protein gives MKYHVVLSKPVDLASFNQRAEADHCPRHIMWNLSQQLNATVHKPEHHPITAIDRICARIAGQPEHWALGRALVSQLDENDFVYCQGEDVGLPLAILCKLRGKRPKLAMAVMAPDRPRVRGALQLFGLANQIDLFLTNTKVKSDSLCRYLGLTSDRVFIFSEQTDVKFFTPGEPSPQKTRPIVASAGLEQRDYHTLAEATHNLDLDVRICAVSPNATAKQSRFPNPMPSNMTAQHYDWTDLRQLYRDANVVAISLLQNQYSAGLTVLMEAMACRRPVVMTRTTGLAEQLIDRGVVLGVEPGDAVGMRQAIMQLLNHPEQAEALAQQGYDLIQQEHTSELHIERIITAFKLVAEWEPVIAPQWSFPFHLRRASSELT, from the coding sequence TTGAAATATCACGTTGTTTTAAGCAAACCGGTTGACTTAGCAAGCTTCAATCAAAGGGCTGAAGCTGACCATTGCCCTCGCCATATTATGTGGAATTTGAGCCAGCAGTTGAATGCTACCGTGCATAAGCCAGAGCACCATCCCATTACAGCGATCGATCGAATTTGTGCTCGAATTGCCGGACAGCCGGAGCATTGGGCTTTAGGACGAGCGTTGGTTTCTCAACTCGACGAAAACGATTTTGTTTACTGCCAGGGTGAAGATGTTGGGCTACCGTTAGCAATTCTCTGCAAGCTAAGGGGGAAACGACCCAAGCTAGCTATGGCCGTGATGGCTCCCGATCGTCCGCGTGTCCGAGGCGCTCTGCAACTATTTGGGCTAGCTAATCAAATTGATTTATTCTTAACCAATACCAAAGTTAAGTCAGATTCTCTCTGTCGCTATTTGGGGCTGACTAGCGATCGGGTATTTATTTTCAGTGAGCAAACCGACGTGAAGTTCTTCACCCCCGGCGAGCCTTCCCCTCAGAAAACTCGTCCGATTGTAGCTAGTGCTGGTCTGGAGCAGCGCGATTATCACACCTTGGCGGAAGCAACCCACAATCTTGATCTGGATGTCAGAATTTGCGCTGTTTCGCCCAATGCCACCGCGAAGCAATCACGCTTCCCGAACCCAATGCCTAGTAACATGACGGCTCAGCATTACGATTGGACTGATCTACGACAGCTTTATCGCGACGCCAATGTCGTTGCCATCAGTCTTTTGCAAAATCAGTATTCGGCTGGCTTAACAGTGCTGATGGAAGCGATGGCCTGCCGTCGTCCTGTTGTTATGACGCGCACAACGGGTTTAGCTGAACAACTAATCGATCGGGGCGTTGTCCTGGGGGTTGAGCCAGGCGATGCGGTTGGAATGCGGCAAGCTATTATGCAGTTGCTGAATCACCCTGAACAAGCAGAAGCCCTAGCCCAGCAGGGATATGATCTGATTCAACAGGAACATACTAGCGAGTTGCACATAGAACGAATCATTACTGCCTTTAAACTGGTGGCAGAATGGGAACCAGTGATTGCCCCTCAATGGTCGTTCCCCTTCCATCTACGCCGAGCTTCAAGCGAACTAACCTAA
- the rsmG gene encoding 16S rRNA (guanine(527)-N(7))-methyltransferase RsmG: MKDESVEQVILPAMTQVWQQTLGWQPDVRQYAQFQQFYELILERNQQLNLTRITEPQEFWEKHLWDSLSGVKPWLLPGSGVASWEKAHEPSAATTSAAWHVLDIGTGAGLPGVPVAIGFPSWTVTLLDSTRKKLVFLDEALSVLGLANAKTIVDRAEQIGHNPQYRAAYDLVLIRAVAAATVCVEYALPLLKVGGIAVLYRGQWTEAEAIGLSSALKKLGGTLEQVEALSTPLSHSLRHCLYVKKQTQTPSTFPRAIGVPAQKPL; encoded by the coding sequence ATGAAGGATGAGTCTGTAGAACAAGTGATTCTGCCAGCAATGACCCAAGTGTGGCAGCAGACGTTAGGTTGGCAACCCGATGTCAGGCAATACGCGCAATTTCAGCAGTTTTATGAGTTGATTTTAGAGAGAAACCAACAGCTAAACCTAACGCGAATTACAGAACCTCAAGAGTTTTGGGAGAAGCACCTGTGGGATTCATTGAGCGGGGTGAAGCCGTGGTTGTTGCCAGGGTCGGGAGTTGCTAGTTGGGAAAAAGCCCATGAGCCGAGCGCGGCCACCACCTCTGCCGCTTGGCACGTGCTTGATATCGGCACAGGAGCAGGCCTTCCAGGTGTGCCCGTGGCTATTGGCTTTCCTTCATGGACGGTGACCTTGCTAGATTCAACGCGAAAAAAGCTGGTGTTTCTGGATGAGGCCTTGTCAGTGCTAGGGCTAGCTAATGCGAAAACAATCGTCGATCGGGCGGAGCAGATAGGGCATAATCCCCAGTATCGAGCAGCTTACGATCTGGTGTTGATTCGGGCCGTCGCTGCCGCAACAGTTTGTGTCGAATATGCCCTACCCTTGCTGAAGGTTGGTGGAATAGCGGTGTTGTATCGTGGGCAATGGACGGAAGCCGAAGCGATCGGGTTATCCTCGGCTTTAAAAAAGCTAGGGGGTACCCTAGAACAGGTGGAGGCACTCTCCACGCCTCTGTCGCACAGCCTACGTCATTGCCTTTATGTGAAAAAGCAAACGCAAACGCCTTCTACCTTTCCACGGGCGATCGGTGTTCCGGCTCAGAAGCCTCTGTAA
- a CDS encoding class I SAM-dependent methyltransferase: protein MIAATDTPMASRLVNGVLSIKPLANLAKHQARSMMIKRAESMGVYWRQEVATLRSRGGDAAFSHEWEADLERITNTEVIYPDYYRRSFHAYEQGNLSWDAAMEVEVAAHAVHARLWPKAGRNGDAMLRQSYHTVLQQQLSRPPHTILDIGCSVGMSTFALQAMYPDAQITGVDLSPYFLAIAQYRCQQFHPSSPHSPTWRHAPAEATGLPDACCDLVSAHLIFHELPQVAAIGVLQEARRLLRSGGYLAIMDMNPRSEVYATMPPYILTLLKSTEPYLDDYFAFDLEQAIYEAGFDRPTVTCNSPRHRTVVARTR, encoded by the coding sequence ATGATCGCTGCAACTGATACCCCGATGGCTTCCCGCCTTGTCAATGGTGTTTTATCGATCAAACCCCTTGCCAATCTAGCCAAGCATCAGGCCCGCTCCATGATGATTAAACGAGCGGAGTCAATGGGTGTGTATTGGCGACAGGAAGTAGCAACCTTGCGATCGCGCGGTGGTGATGCAGCGTTTTCCCACGAGTGGGAGGCTGATCTAGAGCGGATCACGAATACCGAGGTTATATATCCCGATTACTACAGGCGATCGTTCCATGCCTACGAGCAGGGCAATTTGAGTTGGGATGCGGCAATGGAGGTAGAAGTGGCGGCTCATGCGGTTCATGCTCGCCTCTGGCCAAAGGCTGGCAGAAACGGAGACGCTATGCTGCGACAGAGCTATCACACCGTTCTTCAACAGCAACTTTCACGCCCCCCTCACACAATTCTCGATATTGGCTGTAGCGTTGGCATGAGCACCTTTGCTCTGCAAGCCATGTATCCCGATGCCCAAATCACGGGTGTAGATTTATCCCCCTATTTCTTAGCGATCGCCCAATATCGCTGCCAACAGTTTCACCCTTCATCCCCCCACTCCCCCACTTGGCGACATGCTCCTGCCGAAGCCACCGGACTGCCAGACGCCTGCTGTGATCTAGTCTCAGCCCATTTAATTTTTCACGAACTGCCTCAAGTAGCGGCGATCGGCGTCTTGCAAGAAGCTCGACGTCTGTTGCGATCGGGTGGATACCTTGCCATTATGGACATGAATCCTCGGTCAGAAGTCTATGCCACCATGCCGCCTTACATTTTGACGTTGCTGAAGAGTACCGAGCCTTACTTAGACGACTATTTCGCGTTCGATCTAGAGCAAGCTATCTATGAAGCGGGGTTCGATCGACCGACTGTAACCTGTAATAGCCCACGTCACCGAACTGTTGTTGCTCGGACTCGTTAA
- a CDS encoding glycoside hydrolase family 140 protein, whose product MPLHLSQNRRYFVQSDGTPFFYLGDTAWELFHRLDRNAAKVYLENRAAKGFTVIQAVVLAELDGLNTPNPYGHTPLQDNDPTRPQAAYFQHVDYIVDLAAQLGLYIGLLPTWGDKVDRKWGIGPEIFTPENARIYGEFLGRRYRNRPIIWIVGGDRDPATEQQLVIWRAMAAGLRQGDEGQHLMTFHSQSNSATWFHQEDWLDFNLFQSGHAAKDFPNHQTTAHNYQLFPVKPTLDGEPRYEDIPVRFWEIDQPSNRWQGLPIVKQLAQYQRGVFDAYDVRQAAYWSLMAGAAGHTYGNNSVWQMWQPDRPSFVPAQIAWQEALDRPGAVQMGYVRRLFESRPFTRLVPDAAVLMSPTEIGAAYTNAMRAEDGSFLWVYTPMGNPVTVNLQAIAGNLATVHWYNPRTGEAQRIDGQFGTIAPQGFVPPSQGRGNDWVLVVDRTDCHFPPPGQARYEFSDSSPNCER is encoded by the coding sequence GTGCCGTTGCACCTGAGCCAAAATCGTCGCTATTTTGTTCAATCAGACGGCACACCGTTTTTCTATTTGGGTGATACCGCCTGGGAACTATTTCACCGTCTCGATCGCAATGCCGCTAAGGTCTACCTAGAAAACCGAGCCGCCAAAGGGTTTACCGTCATTCAAGCCGTCGTTCTCGCAGAACTTGATGGTCTCAATACTCCGAATCCTTACGGACATACCCCCCTACAAGACAACGATCCAACTCGACCGCAAGCGGCGTACTTTCAGCATGTCGATTATATTGTGGATCTGGCGGCGCAGTTGGGCTTGTATATAGGACTGTTGCCAACTTGGGGAGATAAAGTCGATCGCAAGTGGGGAATTGGGCCCGAAATCTTTACGCCAGAAAACGCCCGAATTTATGGCGAATTTTTGGGCAGACGCTATCGCAATCGACCGATTATTTGGATTGTGGGCGGCGATCGTGATCCGGCCACTGAACAACAACTGGTCATCTGGCGAGCAATGGCAGCAGGGCTGCGGCAGGGGGATGAAGGGCAGCACCTGATGACGTTTCATAGCCAAAGCAACTCGGCCACTTGGTTTCATCAGGAGGATTGGCTGGACTTTAATTTGTTTCAGTCGGGACACGCCGCCAAGGATTTTCCCAATCATCAAACCACCGCGCACAACTATCAGCTATTTCCGGTCAAACCCACCCTTGATGGTGAGCCGCGCTACGAAGATATTCCAGTCCGATTTTGGGAAATTGATCAACCCAGCAACCGATGGCAAGGGTTGCCAATCGTTAAGCAACTGGCGCAGTATCAGCGGGGCGTGTTTGACGCCTATGATGTGCGACAAGCCGCTTATTGGTCGCTGATGGCCGGGGCGGCAGGTCATACCTACGGCAACAACAGCGTCTGGCAGATGTGGCAACCCGATCGTCCTTCCTTTGTGCCAGCCCAGATTGCGTGGCAAGAGGCCCTCGATCGACCGGGAGCGGTGCAAATGGGCTATGTGCGACGGTTGTTTGAGTCGCGGCCGTTCACTCGATTGGTTCCCGATGCAGCGGTGTTGATGAGTCCAACTGAAATCGGAGCCGCCTACACCAACGCAATGCGGGCAGAAGACGGCAGCTTTTTGTGGGTCTACACACCCATGGGAAATCCTGTGACGGTGAACCTTCAAGCCATTGCTGGCAACTTGGCAACGGTTCATTGGTACAATCCGCGCACGGGTGAAGCGCAGCGAATTGACGGACAGTTTGGCACGATCGCACCCCAGGGATTTGTTCCTCCCAGTCAGGGGCGCGGCAATGATTGGGTTCTAGTGGTCGATCGAACCGATTGTCACTTTCCACCCCCTGGACAAGCTCGTTATGAATTTTCGGATAGCTCTCCAAATTGCGAACGATAG
- the bchH gene encoding magnesium chelatase subunit H has protein sequence MKRIVLIAGFESFNADLYRQAAAAAQARCPDLNIHVFSDRDLAANPDAVEAALHRADVFFGSLLFDYDQVLWLRSRIESIPIRLIFESALELMSLTRLGKFSIGDKPKGMPKPVQFILSKFGGSQREEDKLAGYLSFLKVGPKLLKFVPVGKVQDLRNWLIIYGYWNAGGSDNVAALFWFLAETYLGLSIGDIPAAIDTPNMGLLHPDYTGYFTSPKAYLEWYRKQKKIGQVGGVISASSASSASFSCFHPPIIGILLYRKHVITKQPYIPQLIRAFEEAGLVPLPIFINGVEGHVAVRDWLTTTYEQAQRQQGTVETPSLSAEAVTVDAIVSTIGFPLVGGPAGSMEAGRQVEVAKRILSAKNVPYFVAAPLLIQDIHSWTRQGIGGLQSVVLYALPELDGAIDTIPLGGLVGDTIYLIPERVKRLTGRVKRWIHLRQTPPSERKIAVILYGFPPGYGATGTAALLNVPQSLIKFLNALKEAGYTVGDIPTDGEALIRQVKEADEAYVGHTPDTSLDEAGITTVTAQSLEQWLGYLLTHRIKKQWHSLTASGIRTLVNGDRPEASQYLLGGVRLGNVWIGVQPPLGLAGDPMRLMFERDLTPHPQYAAFYQWLQNEFQADAIVHFGMHGTVEWLPGSPLGNTGYSWSDVLLGNLPNLYLYAANNPSESILAKRRGYGVLVSYNVPPYGRAGLYKELVALRDLISEYREDPEKNYALKEAICKKILDTGLEADCPFLDAKRLGIEFTPETVQMFSQQAFENYLVHLYDYLHVLENRLFSSGLHVLGEPPNQEEVQSYLQAYLGDACPDSATIADWQSSSHSGNHPNLAEVKDICDRLQQTTDELTNLLRGLNGEYIPPAPGGDLLRDGPGVLPTGRNIHALDPYRMPSPAAYERGREIARKILAQHQQEHHTYPETVAVMLWGLDAIKTRGESIGILLELVGAEPVKEGTGRIVRYELKPLAELDHPRIDVLANLSGIFRDSFVNIIELLDDLFQRAATIDEPIEQNFIRKHTLELQAQGVENGASRLFSNPSGDFGSLVNDRVVDSNWESAEELGDTWKGRNTFSYGRTDKGQSRPEVLQALLKSTDRIVQQIDSVEYGLTDIQEYYANTGGLKKAAETQRGKKVTASFVESFSKDTTPRPLEALLRMEYRTKLLNPKWADAMVNQGSGGAYEISQRMTALMGWAGTADFKENWVYDQAADTYALDADMAEKLRKANPEAFRNIVGRMLEAHGRGFWHPDLEKLEKLRELYELADEELEGVTA, from the coding sequence ATGAAACGAATTGTGTTGATTGCAGGATTTGAGTCTTTCAACGCCGATCTGTATCGGCAGGCAGCGGCCGCTGCTCAAGCTCGCTGTCCAGATCTGAACATTCATGTATTCAGCGATCGAGATTTAGCGGCGAATCCCGATGCCGTTGAGGCCGCCTTACACCGGGCCGATGTGTTTTTTGGCAGCCTGTTGTTTGATTATGACCAGGTGCTGTGGCTGCGATCGCGCATAGAATCCATTCCAATTCGGCTTATCTTTGAATCAGCGCTGGAGTTAATGAGCTTGACGCGATTGGGAAAATTTTCCATTGGAGATAAACCCAAGGGAATGCCGAAGCCCGTGCAGTTTATTCTCAGTAAGTTTGGAGGTAGCCAACGCGAAGAAGACAAACTGGCGGGCTATCTTAGCTTTCTTAAAGTCGGACCAAAGCTGCTCAAGTTTGTTCCAGTGGGCAAGGTGCAAGATCTGCGCAACTGGCTGATTATCTATGGCTACTGGAATGCAGGCGGTTCAGATAACGTGGCAGCGCTGTTTTGGTTTTTAGCCGAAACCTATTTAGGCTTAAGCATTGGAGACATCCCAGCGGCGATCGACACTCCCAACATGGGGCTGCTTCACCCAGATTACACCGGCTATTTCACCTCACCCAAGGCGTACTTGGAGTGGTATCGAAAGCAGAAGAAAATAGGGCAGGTAGGGGGGGTAATTTCTGCATCTTCTGCATCTTCTGCATCTTTCTCATGCTTTCATCCGCCCATTATTGGCATCCTCCTCTACCGTAAGCATGTCATCACTAAACAGCCCTACATCCCGCAACTGATTCGCGCCTTTGAAGAAGCTGGGTTAGTGCCATTACCCATTTTCATTAATGGCGTGGAAGGGCATGTTGCTGTGCGCGATTGGTTGACGACAACCTATGAGCAAGCCCAACGGCAACAGGGCACTGTGGAAACACCATCGCTGTCAGCCGAGGCGGTTACGGTTGATGCCATCGTGTCTACGATCGGGTTTCCGTTGGTGGGCGGTCCGGCTGGCTCGATGGAAGCAGGACGACAGGTGGAGGTGGCCAAGCGCATTCTTAGCGCCAAAAATGTGCCCTACTTTGTCGCGGCTCCGCTGTTAATTCAAGATATTCACTCGTGGACGCGGCAAGGCATTGGCGGGCTGCAAAGTGTGGTGTTGTATGCGCTGCCAGAATTAGATGGGGCGATCGATACGATTCCTTTGGGGGGGCTAGTGGGCGACACAATTTACCTAATCCCAGAGCGGGTCAAACGTCTGACGGGGCGGGTCAAACGTTGGATTCATCTGCGGCAAACGCCACCCTCTGAACGCAAAATTGCTGTAATTCTCTACGGGTTTCCGCCAGGCTACGGAGCAACCGGAACAGCGGCGTTGTTGAATGTGCCCCAATCACTCATCAAGTTTCTCAACGCCCTTAAAGAAGCGGGCTATACCGTAGGAGACATTCCTACCGACGGGGAAGCTTTAATTCGTCAGGTGAAGGAAGCGGATGAAGCGTATGTGGGTCACACCCCAGACACCAGTCTAGACGAAGCAGGCATAACCACTGTCACCGCGCAATCGTTAGAACAGTGGCTTGGTTATCTGCTTACTCATCGCATCAAAAAACAGTGGCATTCGTTAACAGCTAGCGGCATTCGCACCTTAGTGAATGGCGATCGACCGGAAGCATCTCAGTATTTGCTCGGAGGGGTAAGACTGGGTAATGTTTGGATTGGAGTACAGCCACCGCTAGGGTTGGCGGGTGATCCGATGCGGTTGATGTTTGAGCGCGATTTGACCCCCCATCCTCAGTATGCAGCTTTTTATCAGTGGCTACAAAACGAGTTTCAAGCCGATGCGATCGTTCATTTTGGAATGCATGGCACCGTTGAGTGGCTACCGGGGTCTCCCTTGGGCAACACGGGTTATTCTTGGTCAGATGTACTGCTAGGCAATTTGCCCAATCTTTACCTCTATGCTGCCAACAATCCTTCAGAGTCGATTCTGGCGAAGCGACGGGGCTATGGCGTGTTAGTGTCTTACAACGTTCCCCCCTATGGTCGGGCTGGATTGTATAAAGAACTGGTAGCGCTGCGCGATTTAATTAGCGAATATCGCGAAGATCCAGAAAAAAACTATGCCTTGAAAGAGGCAATTTGCAAGAAGATTTTAGATACCGGGCTAGAAGCAGACTGTCCTTTTCTCGATGCCAAACGGCTAGGCATAGAGTTCACCCCCGAAACGGTGCAGATGTTCAGCCAACAAGCGTTTGAAAACTACCTGGTGCACCTCTACGACTATCTGCACGTGTTGGAAAATCGCCTATTTTCATCGGGCTTGCACGTGTTGGGTGAACCGCCGAATCAGGAGGAGGTACAAAGCTACCTGCAAGCGTATTTGGGTGATGCCTGTCCCGATAGTGCAACGATCGCCGATTGGCAGTCATCGAGTCACAGCGGCAATCACCCCAACTTGGCTGAGGTCAAAGATATTTGCGATCGGCTCCAGCAAACCACCGATGAACTTACTAATTTGCTGCGGGGTCTCAACGGTGAATACATCCCGCCTGCACCCGGGGGGGATTTGTTGCGAGATGGACCAGGAGTGTTACCCACCGGTCGCAATATTCACGCCCTTGACCCCTATCGGATGCCCTCTCCAGCTGCCTATGAACGCGGCCGAGAAATTGCTCGAAAAATTCTAGCCCAGCATCAGCAAGAACATCACACCTATCCTGAAACCGTGGCCGTTATGCTGTGGGGGTTGGATGCGATTAAAACACGCGGCGAATCGATCGGAATTTTGCTGGAACTGGTAGGAGCAGAACCTGTCAAGGAAGGGACTGGAAGGATTGTCCGCTATGAGCTAAAACCGTTAGCTGAGTTGGATCATCCCCGCATTGATGTATTGGCGAATCTATCTGGTATTTTTCGCGATAGTTTTGTCAATATTATTGAATTACTAGATGATTTATTTCAACGAGCCGCAACGATTGACGAACCTATTGAGCAGAACTTCATTCGCAAACATACCTTAGAACTTCAAGCCCAAGGAGTTGAGAATGGAGCATCCCGATTATTCTCGAATCCATCTGGTGATTTTGGTTCGCTAGTGAACGATCGGGTTGTGGACTCTAACTGGGAATCGGCTGAAGAATTGGGTGATACCTGGAAAGGTCGTAACACCTTTAGCTATGGACGAACCGATAAAGGCCAGTCCCGTCCTGAAGTATTACAAGCATTGCTGAAAAGCACCGATCGAATTGTGCAACAGATCGATTCGGTGGAATATGGTTTGACAGATATTCAGGAATACTACGCCAACACGGGTGGGTTGAAGAAAGCCGCAGAGACACAACGCGGGAAAAAAGTCACGGCAAGTTTTGTGGAAAGCTTCTCCAAGGACACAACGCCTCGTCCGTTGGAAGCCTTGTTGCGTATGGAGTATCGCACCAAACTGCTGAACCCTAAATGGGCAGACGCCATGGTCAATCAAGGTTCTGGAGGGGCTTACGAAATCTCTCAACGAATGACGGCACTGATGGGCTGGGCGGGAACCGCCGACTTTAAGGAAAACTGGGTCTACGATCAGGCGGCTGATACCTATGCGCTAGATGCAGACATGGCTGAAAAACTGCGCAAAGCCAATCCGGAAGCCTTCCGTAATATCGTCGGCAGAATGTTGGAGGCACACGGTCGCGGCTTCTGGCATCCAGACTTGGAGAAACTAGAGAAACTTCGTGAATTGTACGAATTAGCTGATGAGGAGTTGGAAGGTGTAACGGCTTAA
- a CDS encoding ribulose bisphosphate carboxylase small subunit, whose product MNLTPQIFSNTLLGIHGHKGEGKSFQCELVFNLMKVEAVHMSAGEMESPDAGDPSRLVRLRYREAADIIRKHGKMSVLMVNDIDAGAGRIDGGTQYTVNTQLVNATLMNIADNPTNVQLPGSYDSEPLPRVPIIVTGNDFGTLYAPLVRDGRMEKFYWEPTRDDRLGIVGGIFEPDGLTAAQVEQLVNHFEGQSIDFFGALRSSIYDEQVLAFIEQTGFDKVGMKLANLKEKPNFQKPDFSLEHLFEKGEAMVREQQRIQELRLAAAYNRSLAEAQTAQRYGAQLDTSPSLRAFESNGLSQNHRVQHSSHSQTPQPKDAHFEAHFKDTQPSYSPEFTSRFDRSHLATKPLSAEVIEQVRQLVAQGYRIGMEHVDRRRFKTGSWQSCGSIQTHSESEAIATLEACLAAHRDEYIRLFGIEPGARRRIMETIVQRPEH is encoded by the coding sequence ATAAATTTGACACCTCAAATCTTTTCAAACACCCTCTTAGGCATTCATGGACACAAGGGAGAAGGTAAATCCTTTCAGTGTGAATTAGTATTCAATTTAATGAAAGTTGAAGCGGTTCATATGTCGGCTGGAGAAATGGAAAGCCCTGATGCAGGTGATCCCTCGCGGTTGGTGCGTTTACGCTATCGAGAAGCGGCAGATATTATTCGTAAGCATGGCAAAATGTCTGTCTTGATGGTGAATGATATTGATGCGGGAGCAGGTCGCATTGACGGAGGGACGCAATACACCGTCAATACCCAGTTGGTAAATGCCACGCTGATGAATATTGCCGATAATCCAACGAATGTTCAACTGCCGGGTAGCTATGACAGTGAACCCCTGCCGCGTGTGCCAATTATCGTCACTGGTAATGACTTTGGCACTTTGTATGCTCCCTTGGTGCGAGATGGACGTATGGAGAAATTCTATTGGGAACCCACTCGAGACGATCGCTTGGGAATTGTGGGCGGCATTTTTGAACCTGATGGATTAACAGCCGCCCAGGTGGAACAGTTAGTCAATCATTTTGAAGGACAATCGATCGACTTCTTTGGAGCACTGCGATCGAGTATTTATGATGAACAAGTTTTAGCATTCATTGAACAAACAGGGTTTGACAAGGTAGGAATGAAGTTGGCAAATCTCAAAGAGAAGCCTAATTTCCAGAAACCAGATTTCAGCTTGGAACACCTGTTTGAAAAAGGAGAAGCAATGGTCAGAGAACAGCAACGCATTCAAGAGTTGCGTCTGGCAGCCGCTTACAATCGTTCTTTGGCAGAAGCTCAAACGGCACAGCGCTATGGCGCTCAGTTAGACACATCTCCGTCCCTTCGCGCTTTTGAAAGTAACGGGTTGAGTCAAAACCACAGGGTTCAACACTCGTCTCACTCTCAAACACCTCAGCCAAAAGACGCTCATTTTGAAGCTCACTTTAAAGACACGCAGCCCAGCTATTCACCTGAGTTTACATCTAGGTTCGATCGTTCTCATCTAGCAACAAAACCATTAAGTGCAGAGGTGATTGAGCAAGTACGTCAATTAGTAGCACAAGGGTATCGAATTGGGATGGAACATGTCGATCGCCGTCGCTTTAAAACTGGATCTTGGCAAAGCTGTGGTTCCATTCAAACTCACAGTGAGTCAGAGGCGATTGCAACCCTAGAAGCTTGCCTGGCGGCGCACAGAGACGAATATATTCGCTTGTTTGGAATTGAACCTGGAGCAAGACGACGAATCATGGAGACAATTGTCCAACGTCCGGAACACTAA